From Echinicola jeungdonensis, the proteins below share one genomic window:
- a CDS encoding NfeD family protein encodes MTWAIILSLLVLGLLLVLVEVIFVPGTTLVGILGVLFTGMGIYVCFQNFETETAFIVVALTVLGNVLVVLYGFRSGVWNRFSLKETSVGRAFDERLAGLEVGQKGRTISDVKPFGKAEFDDKIYEVKSNSGFISAGTEVVIHKLESNKIIIKQ; translated from the coding sequence ATGACCTGGGCGATTATTTTGAGTTTATTGGTGCTGGGGCTCCTTCTGGTCCTGGTTGAAGTAATTTTTGTTCCCGGAACCACTTTGGTTGGCATATTAGGGGTCCTTTTCACAGGAATGGGGATTTATGTGTGTTTTCAAAATTTTGAAACTGAAACGGCTTTTATCGTTGTGGCTTTAACTGTGTTGGGGAATGTCCTGGTTGTTCTTTATGGGTTTCGATCAGGAGTTTGGAATCGTTTTTCACTAAAGGAAACCAGTGTGGGAAGGGCATTTGATGAAAGGCTGGCAGGACTGGAAGTTGGCCAAAAAGGAAGGACGATATCGGATGTAAAACCCTTTGGGAAGGCGGAATTTGATGACAAAATTTATGAAGTGAAATCCAATTCCGGATTTATTTCTGCAGGTACCGAAGTAGTTATTCACAAGTTGGAAAGCAATAAAATTATCATAAAACAATAA
- the proS gene encoding proline--tRNA ligase has product MSKGLPKREDDYSQWYNELVKRADLAENSGVRGCMVIKPYGYSIWEKMQGQLDQMFKDTGHSNAYFPLFIPKSFLSKEASHVEGFAKECAVVTHYRLKNSEDNKGVIVDPEAKLEEELIVRPTSEAVIWSTYRNWIQSYRDLPLKVNQWANVVRWEMRTRLFLRTAEFLWQEGHTAHATREEAEEETVQMMNIYAQFAEDYMAMPVVKGLKTETERFAGALETYCIEALMQDGKALQAGTSHFLGQNFAKAFDVKFASKDGGLDYVWGTSWGVSTRLMGALVMAHSDNNGLVLPPKLAPIQVVIVPIFRSEEELQAIEEKAHEIMDQLNPLGISVKFDHRDTHKPGWKFAEYELKGVPVRIALGPRDLANNTIEVARRDTLTKEMMKLDEVDVSKAIPALLDEIQANIYKKAKDYRADNTRKVNDWDEFKKVLEEKGGFISAHWDGTAETEEKIKDLTKATIRCIPLDQVKEEGACVLTGKPSKGRVLFAKAY; this is encoded by the coding sequence ATGAGCAAAGGATTACCAAAACGGGAAGACGATTATTCCCAGTGGTATAATGAATTGGTGAAGCGAGCAGACTTGGCAGAAAACTCTGGCGTAAGAGGTTGCATGGTTATCAAACCCTATGGGTATTCCATTTGGGAAAAAATGCAAGGTCAACTGGATCAGATGTTTAAAGATACTGGGCACAGCAATGCTTATTTTCCCCTGTTTATCCCAAAATCCTTCCTTTCCAAGGAAGCCAGTCATGTGGAGGGTTTTGCCAAAGAATGTGCGGTAGTAACCCATTACCGGTTGAAAAACTCCGAAGACAATAAAGGGGTAATCGTGGACCCAGAGGCCAAACTGGAGGAGGAGCTGATTGTAAGGCCGACTTCAGAGGCAGTGATTTGGAGTACATACAGAAACTGGATCCAATCTTACCGGGACCTGCCCCTGAAGGTCAACCAATGGGCCAACGTGGTAAGGTGGGAAATGAGAACCCGCTTGTTTTTGAGAACTGCTGAGTTTTTGTGGCAAGAAGGCCATACGGCCCATGCCACCCGGGAGGAGGCTGAGGAAGAAACAGTGCAAATGATGAATATATATGCACAATTTGCCGAAGATTATATGGCAATGCCCGTGGTAAAAGGCCTGAAGACGGAAACAGAACGATTTGCAGGAGCTTTGGAAACTTATTGTATCGAAGCCTTGATGCAGGATGGTAAGGCCTTACAAGCTGGAACTTCCCACTTTTTGGGCCAAAATTTTGCAAAGGCTTTTGATGTAAAATTTGCCTCTAAAGATGGAGGTTTGGATTATGTTTGGGGAACTTCCTGGGGGGTTAGTACCCGTTTGATGGGAGCTTTGGTCATGGCCCATTCAGATAATAATGGCTTGGTGCTTCCTCCTAAATTGGCCCCGATTCAGGTGGTGATAGTTCCTATTTTCCGCAGTGAAGAGGAATTGCAGGCCATTGAGGAGAAAGCTCATGAGATTATGGATCAATTGAATCCCTTGGGGATTTCCGTCAAATTTGATCATCGGGATACTCATAAGCCGGGCTGGAAATTTGCTGAGTATGAATTGAAGGGGGTTCCTGTCAGAATTGCCCTTGGACCAAGGGATTTGGCCAATAATACCATTGAAGTTGCGAGAAGGGATACACTGACCAAGGAAATGATGAAGTTGGATGAGGTGGATGTATCCAAAGCAATTCCTGCTCTGTTGGATGAAATTCAGGCCAATATTTATAAAAAAGCCAAAGATTACAGAGCAGATAATACCAGAAAGGTCAATGATTGGGATGAGTTTAAGAAAGTCCTTGAGGAAAAAGGAGGGTTTATTTCTGCCCATTGGGATGGAACCGCTGAGACCGAAGAAAAAATCAAGGATTTGACCAAAGCTACCATTCGCTGCATACCTCTTGATCAGGTCAAAGAAGAAGGTGCTTGTGTTTTGACAGGAAAACCATCCAAAGGGAGGGTCTTATTTGCCAAAGCCTATTAA
- a CDS encoding OmpP1/FadL family transporter, with translation MKTSIKILSGLTFLGLLLATAKVKSQGIDDALRFSEHQASGSARVMGIGGSQTAIGGDVSNIHGNPAGLGFFRKSEFSFTASYGNLQSRSTFLNQIQEDNTGNFALPNLSIVLSNMKDPLNRDKWRGHTFGISINRSHSLNRNFGYTSSRSGNSSLLDYYVNDYTNFGEPPLGDPAGLPLDVEIIEINSDNTFEKSDYAIGNPFQSELIENEGSRSQVTFSFGGNYDNKLFVGAAVGITSINFRSFKTYKESFIDESDIKALDYELRENLYQNGTGINLNLGMIYKPIDELNLGVSFRSPTWSRFEDEFDADLYAQFYDIEGDPEFENYETSDIYISTINLRSPMKISGGATFFFQKNGFITADVDYLDYSTMHFSSPDFSLDNANQEVNQFAEKVINYRIGGEYRFDIFRIRAGTGFYGDPLDEPDRDRSRIQYTGGIGVRLPKMYIDFGLVHSQFDSYYFSYPTADPNFVDNKQTTGFLTFGFNF, from the coding sequence ATGAAAACATCTATTAAAATACTTTCTGGATTAACTTTTCTTGGACTATTATTGGCCACTGCAAAAGTAAAGTCTCAAGGTATTGATGACGCATTAAGGTTTAGTGAACATCAAGCTTCTGGTTCTGCAAGGGTAATGGGAATAGGCGGCAGCCAAACTGCCATCGGCGGAGATGTTTCCAACATCCATGGGAATCCTGCCGGGCTTGGTTTTTTCAGAAAATCTGAATTTAGCTTTACAGCTTCCTATGGAAACTTACAATCCAGGTCTACTTTTCTTAACCAAATACAAGAGGATAATACAGGAAATTTTGCCCTGCCCAATTTAAGTATTGTCCTAAGCAATATGAAAGATCCCTTGAATAGGGATAAATGGAGGGGGCATACTTTTGGTATTTCCATTAACAGGTCCCATTCTCTTAACCGTAATTTCGGTTACACATCATCCCGTTCTGGTAATTCATCCTTACTTGACTATTATGTTAATGATTACACCAATTTTGGTGAACCTCCATTAGGAGACCCTGCGGGGCTACCATTGGATGTTGAAATCATTGAAATAAATTCTGATAACACATTTGAAAAATCCGATTACGCCATTGGCAATCCTTTTCAAAGTGAGCTAATCGAAAATGAAGGTAGCAGAAGCCAGGTAACCTTTTCCTTTGGAGGTAATTATGACAACAAACTATTTGTCGGTGCAGCCGTTGGGATTACTTCAATAAATTTCCGTTCCTTCAAAACCTACAAGGAATCATTTATTGATGAAAGTGATATCAAAGCATTGGATTATGAGCTTAGAGAAAACCTTTACCAAAATGGTACTGGAATCAACTTAAACCTGGGCATGATCTACAAACCAATAGATGAACTTAATTTGGGGGTTTCATTCAGATCACCCACCTGGTCCAGGTTTGAAGATGAATTTGATGCCGATTTATACGCACAGTTTTATGATATTGAGGGAGACCCGGAGTTTGAAAACTATGAAACCAGCGATATTTATATATCCACCATTAACTTGCGAAGCCCCATGAAAATAAGCGGTGGAGCCACCTTTTTCTTCCAGAAAAATGGCTTTATCACAGCCGATGTAGATTACCTGGATTATTCCACCATGCATTTTTCTTCTCCAGATTTTTCTCTCGACAATGCCAACCAGGAAGTCAACCAGTTTGCGGAAAAGGTAATCAATTACCGGATTGGTGGAGAATACCGGTTTGATATCTTTAGAATTCGGGCTGGGACAGGTTTTTATGGAGACCCCTTGGATGAGCCAGACAGGGACCGATCCAGAATTCAATACACTGGTGGGATAGGAGTAAGACTGCCCAAAATGTATATAGATTTTGGCTTGGTACACAGCCAATTTGACAGTTACTATTTCTCATATCCTACTGCTGATCCCAATTTTGTTGACAACAAACAGACAACAGGTTTTTTAACCTTTGGGTTTAACTTCTAA
- a CDS encoding shikimate kinase, with protein MKNQVKIVLVGMPGSGKSTLGKEIANKLGFKIYDLDDLIVKREGESIPKIFMDKGEGYFRRLESNVLSDALDRDEAFVLSTGGGAPCYNENMEIINQKGISVFLDVSLEQILERLTKGEVAKRPLFQGLETGEITLKLQDMLSERIDYYEKAKIKLSGDDISAELLISELLTFFRS; from the coding sequence ATGAAAAACCAAGTTAAAATTGTTTTGGTTGGAATGCCTGGCAGTGGCAAATCCACCCTTGGAAAAGAAATTGCCAATAAATTAGGGTTTAAGATTTATGATTTGGACGACCTAATTGTGAAAAGGGAGGGGGAATCCATCCCCAAAATTTTTATGGATAAGGGAGAAGGATATTTTCGAAGGCTGGAATCCAATGTCCTTTCTGATGCCCTGGACCGGGATGAAGCTTTTGTCTTATCCACCGGAGGGGGCGCCCCTTGTTACAATGAAAATATGGAAATCATCAATCAAAAGGGGATTTCAGTATTCTTGGATGTTTCCTTGGAACAAATATTAGAGCGGTTGACCAAAGGTGAAGTAGCCAAACGCCCCCTATTCCAAGGCCTAGAAACTGGGGAAATTACCCTGAAATTACAGGATATGCTTTCAGAAAGAATTGATTATTATGAAAAGGCAAAAATAAAGCTCAGCGGAGACGATATTTCCGCTGAGCTATTAATTTCTGAGTTATTGACTTTTTTTAGAAGTTAA
- a CDS encoding BT_3928 family protein, which yields MLKKFVLGLIRFIVGGLFIFSGLIKVNDPIGTSIKMEEYFHVFSQDIAGIFGYLMPVSLPLSVVMITLEVVLGVMLILGVKRNWTLGLLSAMILFFTFLTFYSAYFNKVTDCGCFGDAIKLTPWQSFYKDIFLLVLIGTLVLFRKSLPEQKAFWAQISVVLAFFGALGLSLWAIWNLPFLDFRPYKEGVNITQAMQPSGELEYQYIMKKDGAEVVLDQYPKEDGYEFVDMKLKNPEVLPKISDFAIWNEQGDFTETILKGNKIIILISNFHNMDPEVLEGFDSLIDLEVGKTVIITASSDEEIENLMENRGWDVPYYFGDATVIKTMIRSNPGLMLIQDGIILKKYHYSDIPETTRIKSLFTP from the coding sequence ATGCTTAAGAAATTTGTATTGGGCCTTATCCGGTTTATTGTTGGGGGGCTTTTTATTTTTTCTGGTCTGATCAAGGTCAATGACCCTATAGGGACATCTATTAAAATGGAAGAATATTTCCATGTTTTTTCCCAGGATATAGCAGGGATTTTTGGATATTTAATGCCAGTTTCCCTTCCCCTATCTGTGGTTATGATTACCTTGGAAGTTGTATTAGGAGTGATGCTGATTTTGGGGGTGAAAAGAAATTGGACCTTGGGTTTATTGTCGGCCATGATCTTGTTTTTTACTTTTCTTACTTTCTATTCTGCTTATTTCAATAAAGTGACCGACTGTGGTTGTTTTGGAGATGCGATAAAATTGACCCCTTGGCAGTCCTTTTATAAGGATATTTTCCTTTTAGTATTGATAGGGACGCTAGTCCTATTTCGAAAAAGTCTTCCTGAACAAAAGGCATTTTGGGCCCAAATCTCTGTAGTTCTAGCCTTTTTTGGGGCGCTGGGGCTTTCTTTGTGGGCAATTTGGAATTTGCCGTTCCTTGATTTCCGGCCCTATAAGGAAGGGGTAAATATTACCCAGGCCATGCAACCTTCCGGGGAATTGGAATACCAATATATCATGAAAAAAGATGGGGCTGAAGTGGTTCTGGACCAATACCCTAAGGAAGATGGGTATGAATTTGTGGATATGAAACTTAAAAATCCGGAAGTACTTCCCAAAATTTCCGATTTTGCTATATGGAATGAACAGGGAGATTTTACAGAGACTATTTTAAAGGGAAACAAAATTATTATTCTGATCAGTAATTTTCATAATATGGACCCTGAAGTTTTGGAAGGGTTTGATTCACTGATTGATCTGGAGGTAGGGAAAACGGTGATTATTACCGCTTCATCTGATGAGGAAATTGAAAATTTAATGGAAAATAGGGGATGGGATGTTCCTTATTATTTTGGAGATGCAACAGTGATTAAAACCATGATTCGCTCCAATCCAGGACTTATGTTGATCCAAGATGGAATTATTCTTAAAAAATATCACTATTCAGATATTCCTGAAACTACCCGGATAAAAAGCTTATTCACTCCATGA
- a CDS encoding DUF1599 domain-containing protein, producing the protein MRTQTVSEYNQVISLCKELFKKKTIDYGTAWRILRIPSITDQIFIKAQRIRSIQEKGSQKIGDTIQEEFIGIINYCLIALIQLEMKEDDRLELDYTELEPMYDKWVEATRGLLENKNHDYGEAWRDMRVASMTDIILMKLYRVKQIEDNQGKTLASEGVEANYQDMINYSVFCLIRLKEEQHA; encoded by the coding sequence GTGAGAACGCAAACAGTTAGCGAATATAATCAAGTTATTAGCCTTTGTAAAGAACTTTTTAAGAAGAAAACCATTGATTATGGGACGGCTTGGAGAATACTTAGAATTCCTTCCATTACAGACCAGATTTTTATTAAAGCTCAGCGCATCAGGTCTATCCAGGAAAAAGGATCACAAAAAATAGGGGATACTATTCAGGAGGAATTTATTGGTATTATCAATTATTGTTTAATTGCTTTGATCCAATTGGAAATGAAGGAAGATGATAGGTTGGAATTGGATTATACTGAACTCGAACCTATGTATGATAAATGGGTGGAAGCTACAAGGGGACTGTTGGAAAATAAAAACCATGATTATGGTGAGGCTTGGAGGGATATGAGGGTAGCCTCTATGACCGATATTATTTTGATGAAATTATACCGGGTCAAACAAATTGAAGATAACCAAGGTAAAACTTTAGCCTCCGAGGGCGTTGAGGCCAATTATCAAGATATGATCAATTATTCAGTTTTTTGTTTGATTCGGTTAAAGGAAGAGCAACATGCTTAA
- the folP gene encoding dihydropteroate synthase codes for MKDRSQFTSEIEDKLFPPKITLQIKGKLYFLDEPWVMGILNITPDSFFSESRFSKESGKVLSQAEKMIGEGAKILDLGGYSSRPGASEVSIEEELARVIPAVKVIKTEFPDILVSIDTFRHEVARLAYYEGADIINDISSGELDKSMIPTVGKLKIPYISMHMKGNPETMQAKTEYNNLEKDILSFFNEKLNQCKNAGINDVVIDPGFGFSKTIGQNYRILKNLSYFKTIKAPVLVGVSRKSMIYKSLDIQPQEALNGTTALHMVALINGADILRVHDVKEAIETIKLYKQIYR; via the coding sequence ATGAAAGATAGGTCTCAATTCACTTCAGAAATCGAAGATAAATTATTTCCCCCAAAAATAACACTTCAGATCAAAGGAAAGCTTTACTTCTTGGACGAACCTTGGGTTATGGGAATCCTCAACATCACTCCAGACTCTTTCTTTAGTGAAAGCAGGTTTTCTAAAGAATCCGGGAAAGTTTTGTCTCAAGCAGAAAAAATGATTGGAGAAGGGGCAAAAATTCTGGATTTGGGGGGATATAGCAGCAGGCCTGGTGCTTCGGAAGTTTCCATTGAGGAAGAACTTGCCCGGGTCATCCCGGCTGTCAAGGTCATAAAAACAGAATTCCCTGATATTTTGGTTTCCATTGATACCTTTAGACACGAAGTAGCCCGCCTTGCATATTATGAAGGGGCCGACATCATTAATGATATTTCAAGTGGAGAATTGGACAAAAGCATGATTCCTACGGTCGGAAAATTAAAAATTCCCTATATCAGTATGCATATGAAAGGGAATCCCGAAACCATGCAGGCCAAAACGGAGTATAATAACTTAGAAAAGGATATTTTATCATTTTTTAACGAAAAACTGAACCAATGTAAAAATGCTGGCATTAATGATGTAGTAATTGACCCTGGGTTTGGTTTTTCCAAAACAATAGGGCAAAATTATAGGATTCTTAAAAATTTATCTTATTTTAAGACTATAAAGGCCCCTGTCTTGGTTGGTGTTTCTAGAAAATCCATGATTTACAAAAGCTTGGATATCCAGCCTCAAGAAGCACTCAATGGGACAACCGCTTTGCATATGGTGGCATTGATCAACGGGGCAGATATCCTTAGGGTGCATGATGTAAAAGAAGCAATTGAAACAATTAAACTATATAAACAAATTTACCGTTGA
- the cdaA gene encoding diadenylate cyclase CdaA: MNLLFKIGFLDVSIVNIIDITLVSILIYQVYKLMRGSVAIKIFLGFLSLYLVYLVVNAAKMELLSIILGQFMGVGVIAAIILFAPEIRKFLLIIGKTSILSNENVLQELLFWRKKETMAFNITPIMEASKSLAGTSTGALMVISRSSELKFYAESGDLIDAVVSKRLLISIFNKYSPLHDGAVIIYNGKVKAARCILPVTEREVPAQFGLRHRAAIGMSEATDTLVLIVSEETGQVSMAKNGKILHNLSFQEVREMLNDYLTGEDIDEKFETISAFKSRKLKQRTAEA, translated from the coding sequence TTGAATTTACTTTTCAAAATTGGCTTTTTGGACGTTTCCATTGTCAATATTATAGACATTACACTGGTAAGTATTCTGATCTACCAGGTCTATAAATTGATGAGAGGAAGTGTTGCCATTAAAATTTTCTTGGGATTTTTATCGCTTTATTTGGTCTATCTGGTGGTCAATGCCGCTAAGATGGAATTGCTCTCCATTATTTTGGGGCAGTTTATGGGAGTTGGTGTCATTGCTGCCATTATTCTTTTTGCTCCTGAAATCAGAAAATTCCTGCTTATAATTGGAAAGACTTCTATCCTATCCAATGAAAATGTACTTCAAGAATTATTGTTTTGGAGAAAAAAGGAAACTATGGCTTTCAATATCACTCCTATTATGGAGGCTTCCAAATCCCTTGCAGGGACCAGCACCGGGGCTTTGATGGTGATTTCCCGTAGTTCCGAATTAAAGTTTTATGCAGAAAGCGGGGATTTGATCGACGCTGTGGTTTCCAAAAGATTGTTGATTTCTATTTTCAATAAATACAGCCCCCTCCATGATGGGGCCGTTATTATTTATAATGGAAAAGTTAAAGCTGCCCGTTGTATCCTTCCAGTTACTGAAAGGGAGGTTCCTGCCCAATTTGGCCTTAGACACCGAGCTGCTATTGGGATGTCAGAAGCCACCGACACCTTGGTATTAATAGTTTCAGAAGAAACAGGCCAGGTCTCTATGGCCAAAAATGGCAAAATTCTTCATAATCTATCTTTCCAGGAAGTGAGGGAAATGCTCAATGATTATTTGACCGGAGAGGATATTGACGAAAAATTTGAAACCATAAGCGCTTTTAAAAGCAGAAAGTTAAAGCAAAGAACCGCTGAAGCATAA
- the kbl gene encoding glycine C-acetyltransferase — protein sequence MNESFKQHLEAELESIRDSGLFKSERVITSPQGAEITIKGGEKVLNFCANNYLGLSSHPRVIEAAKKAIDSHGYGMSSVRFICGTQDLHKELEKKISEFLGTEDTILYAAAFDANGGVFEPLFGSEDAIISDALNHASIIDGVRLCKAMRFRYQHNDMDDLEKQLKEADLKGARQKIIVTDGAFSMDGTIAQLDQIVGLAKRYRAMVMSDECHATGFLGKTGRGVPELKGVMGEVDIITGTLGKALGGASGGFTSGRKEIIELLRQRSRPYLFSNTLAPAIAGGSIAVFDLLSETTALRDKLEDNTRYFRKKMLEAGFEIKPGQHPIVPIMLYDAERSQQMAEKLLEKGIYVIGFYYPVVPKGQARIRVQLSANHQKEHLDRAIKAFVEVGKELKVIE from the coding sequence ATGAATGAAAGTTTTAAGCAACATTTAGAAGCTGAACTCGAGTCCATTCGGGATTCAGGACTTTTTAAATCAGAAAGAGTGATCACTTCTCCCCAGGGTGCAGAAATCACCATTAAGGGAGGGGAAAAAGTTTTAAATTTTTGTGCCAACAATTATTTGGGGTTGTCCAGCCATCCTAGAGTAATAGAAGCGGCCAAAAAAGCTATTGATTCCCATGGTTATGGCATGTCTTCCGTTCGCTTTATCTGCGGAACGCAGGATTTGCATAAGGAATTAGAAAAAAAGATTTCCGAATTTTTGGGAACAGAGGATACCATCTTGTATGCTGCAGCTTTTGATGCCAATGGTGGTGTTTTCGAACCCCTGTTTGGTTCTGAGGATGCTATCATTTCTGATGCACTAAATCATGCCTCGATTATTGATGGGGTAAGGCTATGTAAGGCAATGCGGTTCCGGTATCAACACAATGATATGGATGATTTGGAAAAGCAGCTTAAGGAGGCCGATTTAAAGGGGGCAAGGCAAAAAATCATCGTTACTGATGGGGCATTTTCCATGGATGGAACTATTGCACAATTGGACCAGATAGTTGGGTTGGCAAAGCGGTATAGGGCCATGGTCATGTCTGATGAATGCCATGCAACCGGTTTTTTAGGAAAAACAGGAAGGGGAGTGCCCGAATTAAAAGGTGTTATGGGAGAAGTTGATATTATTACGGGAACTTTGGGTAAAGCATTAGGTGGAGCTTCCGGTGGATTTACTTCAGGGAGGAAAGAGATTATTGAATTGTTGAGGCAAAGATCAAGGCCTTATTTGTTTTCCAATACCCTTGCCCCTGCAATTGCCGGGGGATCTATTGCCGTTTTTGACCTTTTGTCGGAAACTACTGCCCTCAGGGATAAGCTTGAAGATAATACCCGGTATTTTAGGAAAAAAATGCTTGAGGCAGGGTTTGAAATAAAGCCGGGTCAGCATCCAATAGTCCCAATAATGCTATATGATGCGGAACGTTCCCAACAAATGGCGGAAAAACTTTTGGAAAAGGGCATATATGTGATCGGTTTTTATTATCCTGTTGTGCCTAAGGGGCAAGCCCGAATTAGGGTGCAGCTTTCCGCCAATCACCAAAAAGAACATTTAGACAGGGCTATTAAGGCCTTTGTCGAAGTTGGTAAGGAGTTGAAGGTAATTGAATAG
- a CDS encoding NAD-dependent epimerase/dehydratase family protein, whose translation MERILITGAAGQIGAELTKFLIDIHGQNNVLATDIIEPNRYPLEDARYRKLDVLDSNALGNIVQKERPTQIFHLAALLSAKSEKQPLTAWRLNMDGLLAILEVARELKVPKVYWPSSIAVFGPDTPSQNTPQNTVMNPITAYGISKLAGERWCEYYYRKYQLDIRSLRYPGLIGYKSMPGGGTTDYAVEIFRKAIESEPYECFLKADTYLPMMYMGDAINATLQLMQAPSTRIKVRSSYNLRGISCSPKDLFEGIKKFYPAFQISYKPDYRQEIADHWPDSIDDREARKDWGWQPQFDLELMIKEILINLPKYLLHPK comes from the coding sequence ATGGAACGCATTTTAATCACCGGGGCAGCTGGGCAAATAGGCGCTGAATTAACCAAATTCTTAATTGATATTCATGGACAAAATAATGTTTTGGCCACGGATATTATTGAACCCAACCGCTATCCTTTAGAGGATGCCAGATACCGGAAATTGGATGTTCTGGATTCCAATGCCCTTGGAAATATCGTTCAGAAAGAAAGACCTACCCAGATCTTTCACTTGGCAGCCCTGCTTTCAGCAAAAAGTGAAAAACAGCCTTTAACAGCCTGGAGATTGAATATGGACGGATTATTGGCCATTTTGGAAGTGGCAAGAGAGTTAAAAGTTCCAAAGGTATATTGGCCATCTTCTATAGCTGTTTTTGGCCCGGACACCCCATCCCAGAACACCCCTCAAAATACTGTTATGAACCCCATAACTGCCTATGGCATTTCTAAACTGGCAGGTGAACGCTGGTGTGAATATTATTATAGAAAATACCAACTTGACATTAGGAGTTTAAGGTATCCTGGCCTGATTGGTTACAAATCAATGCCTGGAGGAGGCACTACCGATTATGCAGTAGAAATATTCCGAAAAGCCATTGAAAGTGAACCTTATGAGTGCTTTTTAAAGGCTGACACTTATCTTCCCATGATGTATATGGGGGATGCAATCAATGCAACTCTTCAGTTAATGCAAGCCCCTTCTACTAGAATAAAAGTTCGGAGCAGTTATAACCTCAGAGGGATAAGTTGTTCCCCAAAAGATTTATTTGAAGGCATCAAAAAGTTTTACCCTGCCTTTCAAATCAGCTATAAACCTGATTACAGGCAAGAAATTGCCGACCATTGGCCGGATAGCATTGATGATAGGGAAGCCCGGAAAGATTGGGGCTGGCAACCTCAATTTGACCTGGAATTAATGATAAAGGAAATTTTAATTAACTTGCCAAAATACTTGCTTCACCCAAAATAG
- a CDS encoding copper resistance protein NlpE, with the protein MKLCTSLFAICIGLLCLACDPSASESENSGTESNSLEDNNVILETGASKWYTYEGTVPCADCEGIKMELRLENKPNKKERAYELLETYLKTDEGNRSFEYQGIYEVTYGLEEEPDAMVITLWDQNNSIVKSFVQEQSGNLTMLNQQNKRIKSPLNYSLEKK; encoded by the coding sequence ATGAAACTATGTACTTCTCTCTTTGCTATTTGTATAGGTTTACTGTGTTTGGCTTGCGACCCCTCTGCCAGTGAATCCGAAAATTCAGGTACGGAATCCAATTCACTGGAAGATAACAACGTCATTCTGGAAACAGGCGCATCAAAATGGTACACTTATGAAGGAACGGTTCCCTGTGCGGATTGTGAGGGGATCAAAATGGAATTGAGGTTAGAAAATAAGCCTAACAAAAAGGAAAGGGCGTACGAGCTTTTGGAAACTTACCTAAAAACTGATGAAGGAAACAGGTCTTTTGAATACCAGGGAATTTATGAGGTTACCTATGGCCTGGAGGAGGAACCTGATGCCATGGTAATTACTTTGTGGGACCAAAACAATTCCATAGTAAAAAGTTTTGTCCAGGAACAAAGTGGGAACCTCACCATGCTAAATCAGCAAAATAAAAGGATTAAATCCCCTTTAAATTATTCCCTGGAAAAAAAATAA
- a CDS encoding Spx/MgsR family RNA polymerase-binding regulatory protein, producing the protein MENVKVYGIKNCDTMKRTFKFLEENKVDYSFIDYKKTPPTKELLNEFLEEIPLDKLVNKKGMTFRKLSDEEKESLKQEDSAIPLIIKNSSMIKRPVMVFPDGRYLVGFQPDEILEK; encoded by the coding sequence ATGGAAAATGTAAAGGTATATGGTATCAAAAACTGTGATACCATGAAGAGGACATTTAAGTTTTTGGAGGAAAACAAGGTGGACTATTCTTTTATTGATTATAAAAAAACGCCCCCAACAAAAGAGTTGTTGAATGAATTTTTGGAGGAAATACCTTTGGACAAGCTGGTCAATAAAAAGGGAATGACCTTTAGGAAATTATCCGATGAAGAAAAGGAGAGTTTGAAACAGGAAGATTCTGCAATACCATTGATAATAAAAAATAGCAGTATGATCAAAAGGCCAGTGATGGTATTTCCTGATGGAAGATATTTGGTGGGATTTCAGCCTGATGAAATACTTGAAAAATAA